The following proteins are co-located in the Pochonia chlamydosporia 170 chromosome 6, whole genome shotgun sequence genome:
- a CDS encoding hybrid NRPS/PKS enzyme (similar to Neosartorya fischeri NRRL 181 XP_001258701.1) yields the protein MCPKKTSQEPIAIVGSSCRFAGDATSPSKLWELLKEPRDIQTRIPDTRFNIDGYYHQNYAHHGHTNVQNAYLLNQDPATFDAEFFGISAMETKAIDPQQRMLLEIVHEALEDAGMSTEALRGSDTAVFVGIMCAEYESLLLRDLNTVPTYFASGVSRAILSNRISYLFDWHGASMTIDTACSSSLVAVHQAVQALRLGESRMAVACGANLILGPEAFIVESKVKMLSPDGRSRMWDKDANGYARGDGIAALILKPLTQALKDGDDVHCLIRETGISQDGATSGITMPSATAQKELIQSTFRKAGLDPYLAADRPQYFEAHGTGTPAGDPIESEAIRNAFFGEGSSPAGSYPLYVGSIKTVLGHTEGTAGIAGILKAALAMKNSTIPPNLLFDELSTSVAPHYKGLEICREAIPWPEPPNSQPRRASVNSFGFGGTNAHAILESYESPRTTSAVTERELLFVPFVFSAASEYSLRANLREYAAYIERHPAMAVHNISYTLRQRRSVFPYRAAFPASSAESLRANILAKLGNTENPVGIRTSAKGSQSSRILGVFTGQGAQYARMGAELLESSPLAQDIISKLEVYLANLPEEDRPDWSLKAELLRDSETSRLGEAVIAQPLCTALQILLVDILAEAGISFSAVVGHSSGEIAAAYAAGWLTARDALLVAYYRGLHSTAAKSPNGNVQGAMLAVGTSVEEILELCEDPEFAGRLALAASNSSSSVTVSGDVDAIHELQLVLDDEKKFHRMLKVDKAYHSTHMVPCAEPYIVSLRRAGVKALEPTTSCCTWFSSVYGGRPVVSEFLLGDRYWAENMVQPVLFSEAITAAVSAGSRLDLALELGPHSTLQGPATQTIQEAIQKPLPYHGILDRKKGAIEALSTSLGVMWSHLDVLSVNLNHCQLSLSAQNQPHMSLSRGLPTYQWNHQTRYWHESRRSKKMRLHRGPFHPLLGHLSPDSVSHQLRWTNILKPSELPWLTGHQVQKQIVFPASGYLSTAFEAARVLGDGRGAIRLIEVNEFHIHQAVSFDSEDTSVEISIELAQVAQPRSTEVTAKFSYSAVLGSQATDFSLAATGDLKVYLGDVSSTVLPERAPSPPYLIPCQKSRLYGFMENLEYDFADHFRSLDSLERKLGNATCRAKRIVTHDSNSVMIHPVDLDAAFQSVILAYSYPGDDEIRTLQLPSSVFQVRINPALFVTKPSEGEHLTIDSTCTRADRANPSGFSGSVKVYRTGCAHAAIQLDRLSFKPVGSGGSDHRKIFHNMHLVPRVPDGLAAGEGILIAEDDVLRLRTLSRLGTYYLRIFNEQVPLSAPLRSEGPLSFYLAYARHMMQLVKAGKYKYADPEWLNDSLEDVQKEIKERKIENNVAVKMATLVGETMPRVFNGETTMLEHLRISGLLDEYYANGIGTLETAAWLGGAVRQLTDHNPHLKILEVGAGTGGATKRILAGVGSNFHSYTFSDVSSSFFENAADTFAPWKDKMVFKVCDVEKDPLTQGFAAGEYDVVVASFILHATANLDRTVRNIRKLVRPGGYLVIGEATDDGPFQAGYGLIFGTLSGWWLGAEEGRSLSPLASASQWDAILRRTGFSGLDTTAPPDFFRVLGVVLGISQAVDDRVEFIREPLAGSLGRSKISKLVLVGGETGPVGSLVDELLSVLGNISEDIFAYKTLEQIDFAICDECATVLVLSELDYPIFNSLNPEKWHHFRELFVGQRTVLWVTTGRNDNEPYSNMVVGFGRTAANENEDLRVQFLDFPDLSKVDARTIAESLYVLYNTNLPGDDILFTAEPEVIVDETGRQLVPRLRQMPVLNDRYNSIQRPIVRDIDASHTVFELRQQESGSYCRPLSRFELEQQTTGRSDVLELKITHTSLSAVKTLAGYQFVALGVDSAERSYVTFTAAPKSRMQVRSELAVGCDMIDSSLPSAALVALFLAVSGTKAIVDPLLGGQGVLVHNPSEYAACVLSAYASVKGANITFTTDFEGPPASTASWICLPPFVASSDMHDVLPREVSCFVDLSTETSTNVPIILSTLSPLTRVETANSLFSRSSAGSSFSSTFLSETLTALVRDVSQIASMIKSRSYPIEPVNIGDVASGMRPENIFTVVDWAVGAPSLPMRVVRLDPKPILKDDRTYWLCGMSGGLGLSLCDWMIENGVKYLALTSRNPNIEVAWLDAHKKNNVTIEILSCDVTNQDALRAVHNHIVKTMPPIAGAVNGAMVLKDVSVGNMSLEDAEIAIRPKILGSIHLDRIFYDVNLDFFVLMSSMSGVIGTVGQANYAAANAGICSLAAQRRNRGLNSSCINVGMINGVGYITQSDRNLDDAMERLAAVHLSETDFHQSFVEAIEAGYPDSPNGPELTLGLKEIWSDAVNLPKWAPNPKFSHFVVKRAAEVEERSDQGSGAPLSEQLRACKSNEAVIAVVNHAFCTQLRRILQQPTPDEELLQKDSTSLGLDSLISVDIRSWILKNFQVNIPVLTIMSSDVQMSRLAQLAAENIPAAMIPEVPNSTTMPNDISDLLDMKSDPSTELDSTASGDSPQSSVTTTGRTPSKSGNKM from the exons ATGTGTCCAAAAAAAACATCACAGGAGCCTATTGCTATTGTTGGCAGCTCATGCCGTTTTGCTGGCGATGCTACATCCCCGTCCAAACTATGGGAGCTCTTAAAGGAACCACGGGACATTCAGACCAGGATTCCAGACACACGCTTTAACATCGACGGCTACTATCACCAGAACTACGCACACCATGGTCATACCAACGTTCAAAATGCCTATCTTCTTAATCAGGACCCTGCTACATTCGATGCTGAATTCTTTGGCATCAGCGCCATGGAAACCAAGGCCATAGACCCACAACAGCGTATGCTCCTCGAGATTGTTCACGAGGCTCTAGAAGATGCCGGAATGAGCACGGAGGCCTTGCGAGGCAGCGATACGGCGGTGTTTGTAGGTATAATGTGTGCAGAGTACGAATCTCTCCTCCTGAGGGACCTCAATACTGTGCCTACGTACTTCGCTTCGGGTGTGTCGCGAGCGATCCTCTCCAACAGAATCTCTTATCTATTCGACTGGCACGGAGCCTCGATGACGATTGATACGGCATGCTCGTCGAGCTTGGTAGCAGTGCACCAGGCAGTGCAAGCGCTCCGATTAGGAGAGTCCAGAATGGCAGTTGCCTGTGGTGCCAATCTCATTCTTGGACCAGAGGCTTTCATCGTTGAGAGCAAAGTCAAGATGTTGTCGCCGGACGGCCGAAGCCGAATGTGGGATAAGGATGCAAATGGCT ATGCGAGAGGTGACGGAATCGCTGCACTCATCCTCAAGCCACTAACCCAGGCCCTCAAAGATGGGGATGATGTCCATTGCCTGATACGCGAGACAGGAATAAGTCAGGATGGCGCTACAAGTGGCATCACAATGCCTAGTGCTACGGCTCAGAAAGAACTGATCCAGAGCACTTTCAGAAAGGCCGGACTGGACCCTTATTTGGCAGCAGATCGCCCGCAATACTTCGAGGCACATGGGACGGGAACACCAGCAGGAGACCCCATAGAGAGCGAAGCCATTCGCAACGCATTCTTTGGCGAAGGATCCTCGCCGGCTGGTAGCTATCCTTTATATGTTGGCTCCATCAAGACCGTGCTTGGCCATACTGAAGGCACTGCAGGCATCGCGGGCATTCTCAAAGCggcattggcgatgaagaaCTCGACCATACCTCCAAACCTGTTGTTTGACGAACTTAGCACTTCGGTTGCACCACACTACAAGGGCTTGGAAATATGTCGCGAGGCTATCCCTTGGCCGGAACCGCCCAATTCGCAGCCGAGGAGGGCAAGTGTGAACAGCTTTGGTTTCGGAGGCACCAATGCACATGCTATTTTGGAGAGCTATGAAAGCCCCAGGACCACGTCTGCAGTGACAGAGAGGGAACTGTTATTTGTGCCTTTTGTATTTTCTGCGGCCTCGGAATACAGTCTTCGGGCCAACTTGCGAGAATATGCCGCCTACATTGAACGCCACCCAGCAATGGCCGTTCACAACATATCTTACACCCTGCGTCAGCGTAGGTCTGTCTTTCCCTACCGAGCCGCGTTTCCGGCCAGTTCGGCCGAGTCCCTAAGGGCAAACATCCTGGCAAAGCTTGGCAATACAGAAAACCCAGTTGGGATCAGAACCTCCGCAAAAGGCAGCCAGTCGTCCCGCATCCTCGGTGTGTTTACCGGCCAGGGTGCCCAGTACGCTCGCATGGGCGCCGAGCTCCTGGAAAGCTCGCCTCTAGCGCAAGATATCATCAGCAAGCTGGAAGTGTATTTGGCGAATCTGCCTGAAGAGGACCGCCCGGACTGGTCGCTTAAAGCCGAACTGCTGCGTGACAGCGAGACATCCCGTCTTGGTGAAGCGGTGATAGCCCAGCCGCTTTGCACAGCGTTGCAAATACTGCTAGTTGATATCCTTGCGGAAGCTGGCATCTCGTTCAGTGCCGTAGTCGGGCACTCCTCTGGAGAGATTGCCGCAGCTTATGCGGCCGGTTGGCTAACCGCTCGTGACGCCCTCCTCGTCGCCTACTACCGAGGCTTGCACAGCACAGCCGCCAAGAGCCCAAATGGTAATGTCCAGGGAGCCATGTTGGCCGTCGGTACTTCTGTTGAAGAAATCTTGGAACTGTGTGAAGACCCAGAGTTCGCCGGCCGCCTTGCTCTGGCAGCGAGCAACTCTTCCTCCAGCGTCACCGTGTCCggcgatgtcgatgccatACACGAGCTGCAACTCGTTTTAGACGATGAAAAGAAGTTCCATCGCATGCTCAAGGTGGACAAGGCGTATCACTCGACGCACATGGTCCCCTGCGCTGAGCCTTACATTGTCTCTCTCCGACGCGCAGGGGTGAAGGCGCTGGAACCTACCACCTCTTGCTGTACTTGGTTCTCCAGTGTCTACGGAGGCAGGCCAGTGGTCTCGgaatttcttcttggcgatCGATATTGGGCCGAAAACATGGTCCAACCGGTTTTGTTCTCCGAGGCAATAACCGCTGCCGTCTCTGCAGGATCCCGACTGGATCTGGCACTTGAACTCGGACCTCACTCAACGCTCCAGGGCCCTGCAACCCAAACAATCCAGGAAGCGATCCAGAAGCCTCTGCCTTATCATGGCATCCTGGACCGCAAGAAGGGAGCCATTGAGGCGCTGTCCACCTCGCTGGGCGTTATGTGGTCGCACCTAGATGTGTTGTCCGTGAACCTCAACCACTGCCAGTTGTCTCTGTCAGCCCAGAATCAACCACACATGTCCCTCAGTCGTGGCCTTCCTACCTACCAATGGAACCACCAAACCAGGTACTGGCATGAATCGAGAAGGTCAAAGAAGATGCGACTCCACCGAGGGCCGTTCCATCCGCTGCTCGGCCATCTTTCGCCTGATAGCGTATCGCACCAACTACGCTGGACCAACATCCTCAAGCCCTCAGAATTGCCATGGCTCACGGGACATCAAGTTCAGAAACAGATTGTGTTCCCTGCTTCTGGCTACCTATCTACGGCGTTTGAGGCAGCGAGGGTTCTTGGCGACGGCAGGGGCGCCATCCGACTGATCGAAGTCAATGAGTTTCACATCCATCAAGCGGTTTCGTTCGACTCTGAAGACACCAGCGTTGAGATCTCGATTGAACTGGCTCAAGTGGCCCAGCCTCGGTCCACGGAAGTCACGGCCAAGTTCTCCTATTCCGCAGTGTTAGGATCGCAGGCGACGGACTTCTCACTGGCCGCCACGGGTGACCTAAAGGTGTACCTAGGGGATGTCTCCTCAACTGTGCTACCAGAGCGTGCTCCTTCGCCACCTTACCTTATTCCCTGCCAAAAGAGCCGCTTGTACGGCTTCATGGAGAATTTGGAGTACGATTTCGCTGACCACTTTCGCTCACTTGATTCCCTCGAAAGAAAGTTAGGCAATGCGACTTGCCGTGCCAAGAGGATCGTCACGCATGACAGCAACTCCGTTATGATCCATCCCGTGGATCTAGACGCTGCGTTTCAGTCGGTGATACTCGCATACAGCTATCCTGGCGACGACGAGATCCGGACTCTGCAACTCCCGTCTAGTGTGTTCCAGGTGCGAATTAACCCGGCTTTGTTCGTAACCAAGCCTAGCGAAGGAGAGCATCTGACTATTGACTCGACTTGCACTCGAGCAGACCGCGCGAACCCTTCAGGATTTTCGGGCTCCGTCAAAGTGTACAGGACCGGCTGTGCTCATGCGGCAATTCAGCTTGACCGCCTCAGCTTCAAACCAGTAGGGTCAGGTGGGAGCGACCATCGAAAAATCTTTCACAATATGCATTTGGTCCCTCGTGTACCAGATGGTCTTGCCGCTGGCGAAGGTATTCTTATCGCCGAGGACGATGTGCTTCGTTTGAGAACTCTTAGCCGTCTGGGAACGTACTATCTGCGGATATTTAACGAGCAGGTTCCTTTGTCAGCTCCATTACGGTCCGAGGGACCGTTGAGTTTCTATCTAGCATACGCACGCCACATGATGCAACTAGTCAAAGCTGGCAAATACAAGTATGCGGACCCGGAATGGTTAAATGACAGCCTTGAGGATGTCCAAAAGGAGATCAAAGAGAGAAA GATCGAAAACAATGTCGCCGTCAAGATGGCAACGCTTGTGGGAGAGACAATGCCGCGGGTTTTCAATGGAGAGACCACCATGCTAGAGCATCTCCGCATATCAGGTCTTTTAGACGAGTACTACGCCAACGGCATTGGCACTTTGGAGACGGCCGCATGGTTAGGAGGCGCTGTTCGACAGCTGACTGACCATAACCCTCACCTCAAGATACTTGAGGTCGGAGCGGGAACTGGTGGTGCTACGAAGCGCATACTAGCTGGAGTCGGTAGCAACTTCCACTCGTATACCTTCAGTGACGTATCCTCCAGTTTTTTCGAGAACGCTGCCGATACTTTCGCGCCATGGAAGGACAAAATGGTTTTCAAGGTTTGCGATGTCGAGAAGGACCCTCTGACCCAAGGCTTTGCCGCGGGCGAGTATGACGTGGTGGTTGCCTCCTTCATCCTCCATGCCACGGCCAACCTGGATAGGACGGTCCGTAACATTCGTAAGCTCGTAAGGCCGGGGGGCTATTTGGTGATTGGAGAAGCCACCGACGACGGTCCCTTCCAGGCCGGCTATGGCCTCATCTTCGGGACGCTATCTGGCTGGTGGCTCGGTGCCGAAGAAGGCCGCAGCTTGTCACCGCTTGCGAGCGCTTCGCAGTGGGATGCCATCCTTCGACGGACTGGGTTTTCAGGTCTTGATACTACCGCGCCGCCGGACTTTTTCAGGGTCTTGGGTGTCGTCCTAGGTATAAGTCAAGCTGTTGATGATCGAGTCGAGTTTATAAGAGAACCCCTGGCCGGATCGCTGGGACGGTCCAAGATTAGCAAGCTGGTCTTAGTCGGTGGAGAGACTGGGCCTGTTGGAAGTTTGGTTGACGAGCTTCTCAGTGTCCTAGGGAATATTTCTGAAGACATCTTCGCCTATAAAACCCTCGAGCAAATTGACTTTGCGATTTGCGACGAATGCGCCACCGTCCTTGTGCTTTCAGAGCTCGACTATCCCATTTTCAACAGCTTGAACCCCGAGAAGTGGCACCATTTCAGAGAGCTGTTCGTTGGGCAGCGAACGGTTCTCTGGGTCACGACTGGTCGGAATGACAACGAACCATACAGCAACATGGTTGTCGGATTCGGGCGCACTGCCGCaaatgaaaatgaagacCTGCGTGTCCAATTCCTAGATTTCCCAGACTTGAGCAAGGTTGATGCTCGCACGATTGCCGAGAGTCTCTACGTTCTCTATAACACCAACCTTCCAGGCGACGATATCCTGTTCACCGCCGAGCCCGAGGTCATTGTCGATGAGACGGGCCGCCAGCTAGTTCCAAGACTTCGACAGATGCCTGTGCTGAATGACCGCTATAATTCTATCCAGCGCCCCATCGTTCGCGATATTGATGCAAGTCATACAGTATTCGAACTCCGCCAGCAGGAGAGCGGCAGTTACTGTCGACCCCTGTCGAGATTTGAGCTGGAGCAGCAGACCACAGGCCGTTCCGATGTGCTCGAGCTGAAGATTACACACACGAGTCTTTCGGCCGTAAAAACACTTGCCGGTTACCAATTTGTGGCTCTGGGAGTGGACTCCGCCGAACGCTCCTATGTTACGTTCACGGCTGCTCCAAAGTCTAGGATGCAGGTGCGCAGTGAGCTCGCAGTCGGTTGCGACATGATTGACTCGAGCCTGCCCTCAGCTGCGCTCGTGGCTTTATTTCTCGCTGTTTCTGGGaccaaagccatcgtcgATCCGTTGCTCGGGGGGCAAGGAGTCCTGGTACACAACCCGTCCGAATACGCTGCCTGCGTGCTCAGCGCTTATGCCTCCGTCAAGGGAGCCAATATCACTTTCACCACCGACTTTGAGGGGCCGCCAGCCTCTACGGCTTCCTGGATCTGCCTTCCCCCATTCGTTGCTTCGTCCGATATGCATGATGTCCTGCCTCGGGAGGTGTCTTGCTTCGTCGACCTGTCCACTGAGACATCCACTAACGTGCCGATCATACTGTCCACCCTGTCACCGTTGACGCGCGTTGAGACTGCAAATAGCTTGTTTTCGAGATCCTCTGCTGGCAGCTCCTTTTCTAGTACCTTTCTAAGTGAGACCTTGACGGCTCTGGTTCGGGACGTCAGCCAGATCGCATCCATGATAAAGAGCCGCTCCTACCCTATTGAGCCAGTAAATATAGGCGATGTGGCAAGTGGCATGCGGCCAGAAAATATATTCACTGTTGTCGACTGGGCTGTTGGAGCCCCCTCGCTCCCCATGCGTGTGGTCAGATTGGACCCGAAGCCGATTCTCAAAGACGATAGAACCTACTGGCTGTGCGGAATGTCAGGGGGCTTGGGACTGAGTCTTTGCGATTGGATGATCGAAAATGGTGTGAAATACCTGGCTCTCACGAGCAGAAACCCCAACATAGAAGTTGCATGGCTAGACGCCCACAAAAAGAACAATGTCACCATCGAAATTCTCTCTTG CGACGTAACGAACCAGGATGCTCTTCGCGCTGTTCACAACCACATTGTCAAGACAATGCCTCCCATCGCCGGTGCTGTCAACGGCGCAATGGTCTTGAAGGACGTCTCGGTGGGGAACATGTCGCTCGAGGATGCAGAGATTGCGATCCGCCCCAAGATACTCGGAAGCATCCACCTGGACCGCATTTTTTACGATGTGAATCTTGACTTTTTCGTCCTGATGTCCTCAATGAGCGGCGTTATCGGGACGGTAGGTCAGGCAAACTATGCAGCAGCAAACGCAGGCATCTGTAGCTTGGCTGCCCAGCGCAGGAATCGCGGCCTGAACTCCTCGTGCATCAACGTCGGCATGATAAACGGTGTCGGCTATATCACGCAATCCGACCGGAATCTGGATGATGCCATGGAGCGGCTGGCTGCGGTGCATTTGTCAGAGACCGACTTCCATCAAAGTTTCGTCGAAGCCATCGAGGCTGGTTATCCAGACTCACCAAACGGGCCTGAGCTCACTCTTGGCCTCAAGGAAATTTGGAGTGACGCGGTCAATCTTCCGAAGTGGGCTCCAAACCCAAAATTCTCTCACTTTGTCGTAAAGAGGGCTGCCGAGGTCGAAGAGCGATCGGATCAAGGCAGCGGCGCTCCTCTATCGGAACAGCTACGAGCTTGCAAGAGCAACGAAGCCGTTATTGCAGTCGTAAACC ATGCATTTTGTACTCAACTTCGCCGAATACTGCAACAGCCTACGCCCGACGAggagctgctgcagaaggaTAGCACGTCTTTGGGACTAGACTCTCTAATCTCTGTAGATATTCGGTCATGGATTCTGAAGAATTTCCAGGTTAACATCCCGGTGCTTACGATTATGAGCAGCGACGTCCAAATGTCCAGGCTAGCCCAACTTGCAGCAGAGAATATCCCAGCTGCAATGATTCCTGAAGTCCCTAATAGTACAACAATGCCGAATGACATTTCCGACCTACTCGACATGAAATCTGATCCATCGACAGAGCTAGATAGTACCGCCTCTGGCGACTCTCCACAATCTTCTGTGACAACCACAGGACGGACCCCGTCGAAGTCAGGAAATAAGATGTAG
- a CDS encoding trypsin (similar to Colletotrichum graminicola M1.001 XP_008100810.1), translated as MAVVLPVVYGAPAQATRDLHPDILSAMKRDLGLDAEQASSRVAREMGASEVIKKLQSSTGKSFAGGWVSDNGMTINIGVTDKALADEVTAAGAKPKIMANSLLRLRDAKSALDKLNIADTLSSQADTANSGIAAYFVDVIANKLVLETLSGSIASAKKLAAQVGLAESEFEVRIVNEMPTTFATVRGGDAYYINNSARCSIGFATRTGFVTAGHCGGVRSSTTTSNGESLGNVGGSVFPGNGDMAFVTSPSGTTLRAFINGYGRADLPVRGNRVASVGSAICRSGSTTGVRCGTVQSFDSTVNYPQGSVTGLTRTNACAEGGDSGGSWYAGDQAQGVTSGGSGNCKSGGTTYFQPLNEILSTWRLTLATTA; from the coding sequence ATGGCCGTCGTCCTGCCTGTTGTGTATGGCGCCCCGGCTCAGGCTACAAGAGACCTCCACCCGGACATTCTATCTGCTATGAAGCGTGACTTGGGGCTTGATGCTGAGCAGGCCTCTTCTCGTGTTGCGAGGGAGATGGGCGCTTCTGAGGTCATTAAGAAGCTGCAAAGCTCGACTGGCAAGTCGTTCGCTGGAGGCTGGGTCTCTGATAATGGAATGACAATTAATATCGGCGTTACCGATAAGGCCTTGGCTGATGAGGTAACTGCTGCTggagccaagccaaagatTATGGCCAACAGCCTCCTCAGGCTCCGCGATGCGAAGTCGGCGCTTGACAAACTAAACATCGCCGACACCTTGTCTTCTCAGGCAGACACAGCTAACTCAGGTATCGCTGCCTACTTCGTCGATGTTATTGCTAACAAACTCGTGCTCGAAACATTGTCTGGCAGCATCGCCTCCGCAAAGAAACTAGCGGCACAGGTTGGGCTTGCGGAGTCTGAGTTTGAGGTCCGGATAGTGAATGAAATGCCCACGACATTTGCCACCGTCAGGGGCGGCGATGCCTACTACATCAACAACAGTGCGAGGTGCTCTATCGGCTTTGCAACTAGAACTGGCTTCGTTACAGCTGGTCATTGTGGTGGCGTACGTTCGTCCACGACTACCAGCAACGGCGAGTCCCTAGGCAACGTTGGTGGCTCAGTCTTTCCAGGTAACGGGGACATGGCCTTCGTCACTTCTCCTAGTGGAACAACCCTCCGGGCCTTCATCAACGGCTACGGGCGCGCTGACCTACCCGTTAGGGGCAACAGGGTTGCTAGCGTTGGATCGGCCATCTGCCGGTCCGGTTCAACCACTGGTGTTCGCTGTGGTACAGTTCAAAGCTTCGATTCGACTGTGAACTACCCTCAAGGATCTGTTACAGGCTTGACCCGAACTAATGCCTGCGCTGAAGGTGGCGACTCGGGCGGCTCTTGGTACGCTGGTGATCAGGCTCAGGGAGTTACCTCTGGAGGTAGCGGCAATTGCAAATCCGGCGGTACCACATACTTCCAGCCACTTAACGAGATCCTAAGCACTTGGAGATTGACTCTCGCTACTACGGCTTGA
- a CDS encoding glycoside hydrolase family 76 (similar to Nectria haematococca mpVI 77-13-4 XP_003048447.1), translating into MGNCRFFGWATVVFWIVAQLVSHVNAAYNIDSVENIKETARSIAGDLRKLYHGDEYGQVPGILPGPPSENKGPYYWWQGGALMGTFIDYWHLTGDTTYNDIVMQGMLHQVGGSADYMTENYSLSLGNDDQAFWGMSALLAAETRFPNPPADKPQWLALAQSVWATQADPSRHDKLCGGGLHWQIPPTNKGYDYKNTISNGCFFNMGARLARYTNNDTYAKYAEDTWDWIWGVNYIDHNSWLVYDGGYGKDNCTILTKTTYSYNAAVLLQGAAYMYNYTNGSEKWKSRIDKMLPASLKNFFPKGIAYEPNCEMRHGQCTPDMLSFKGYVHRWLSVVTQVAPFTRDTILPVLKTSTEAAVAQCTGGSSGRQCGFYWSSGKYVDVAVDHTSGAGEAMDVLGAVSSLLIDAATTPVTNSSGGTSKGNDGSGHANNGEKKPAEITTGDRAGAWILTVVCFGVFIPGFVWVSMTE; encoded by the exons ATGGGCAATTGCAGATTCTTCGGTTGGGCGACCGTGGTGTTTTGGATCGTTGCGCAACTAGTTTCGCATGTAAATGCTGCATACAATATTGATTCTGTGG AAAACATCAAAGAGACGGCGCGTTCTATAGCCGGTGACCTGAGAAAACTGTACCATGGCGATGAATACGGTCAAGTCCCCGGCATCCTGCCCGGACCTCCTTCAGAGAACAAAGGGCCGTATTACTGGTGGCAGGGCGGTGCCTTGATGGGCACCTTCATCGACTATTGGCACCTGACTGGCGACACGACATATAATGACATCGTCATGCAAGGCATGCTTCACCAAGTTGGAGGCTCGGCCGACTACATGACGGAGAACTACTCCCTCTCATTGGGAAACGATGACCAGGCTTTTTGGGGAATGAGCGCCCTTCTTGCGGCTGAGACTCGTTTCCCAAATCCCCCGGCTGATAAACCGCAATGGCTTGCTTTGGCCCAGTCCGTCTGGGCAACTCAGGCGGATCCAAGTCGACATGACAAGCTGTGTGGAGGTGGTTTGCACTGGCAGATTCCTCCAACAAACAAGGGATATGACTACAAAAACA CTATCTCAAACGGCTGTTTTTTTAACATGGGTGCTCGACTTGCCCGTTATACCAACAACGATACATATGCCAAATATGCCGAAGATACCTGGGACTGGATCTGGGGAGTCAATTACATTGACCATAATTCGTGGCTCGTTTATGATGGTGGGTATGGAAAAGACAACTGCACGATCCTTACAAAAACGACATATTCTTACAACGCTGCTGTTCTATTACAAGGGGCGGCGTATATGTATAATTAT ACCAATGGATCTGAAAAATGGAAATCGCGCATCGATAAGATGCTGCCCGCCTCCTTGAAAAACTTCTTCCCCAAAGGCATAGCGTACGAGCCGAATTGCGAAATGCGACACGGCCAGTGCACTCCAGACATGCTCTCTTTTAAAGGCTACGTCCACCGCTGGCTGTCCGTGGTCACCCAGGTTGCTCCTTTCACGCGAGATACAATTTTGCCCGTTCTAAAAACGTCGACCGAGGCGGCAGTTGCACAATGTACTGGTGGAAGCAGCGGAAGGCAATGTGGGTTTTACTGGTCGTCGGGCAAGTATGTCGATGTAGCAGTAGATCACACGAGTGGCGCTGGAGAAGCCATGGATGTGCTGGGAGCAGTTTCGAGCCTGTTGATAGATGCCGCCACAACCCCCGTGACCAATTCGAGCGGCGGCACCTCCAAGGGCAATGACGGCAGTGGGCATGCCAATAatggcgagaagaagcctGCGGAGATAACCACAGGTGACCGAGCAGGGGCATGGATACTGACTGTCGTGTGCTTCGGAGTCTTTATACCTGGATTTGTATGGGTGTCTATGACTGAATAG